The following proteins are co-located in the Streptomyces sp. NBC_01198 genome:
- a CDS encoding N-6 DNA methylase, whose product MPEHASEVTAAGIARLAGVGRAAVSNWRRRHDDFPRPVGGSDTSPTYELTAVERWLHEQGKLPSVPPHERLWQRADSHPDGVPAALRIAGSLLMVMQGDPALSVSYTAATDDELAARLPAEMETALAARFGPEHPVHLPDSLDDAVPLLRTTAKFAQDTGPAQTYEFLFGRYLDANPRQFTLTPQGPAELMAALAGDRPGRVLDPASGSGALLRASSATESVYGQEIDPELASLTALRLAMATDPAVSIRMSSGDSLREDAHRELTVDTVLCHPPFNDRNWGHDELGYDPRWEYGFPARTESELAWLQHSLAHVRDGGTVVMLMPPAAASRRSGRRVRADLLRRGALRAVVALPAGAAPPHGLPLHLWVLRKPDPDRRPPGELLVFDAAGIPEHGAEKAPWYAVSAAVLDTWAGFDLHGSVPDRPGVNRTLPVIELLDDDVDVTPARHLPPPTAEGGAAALESVRDRLAQTLRRTAEIAPAPPAVGEPARWPTTTVGELARAGALLMRAGGGGTAPADGSAAGHAVLTEHDVVVGGEPTGLLPPGRPDGTVEEPALVEEGDVVVPVLGGGAVARVVDGAAAGAALGRNVYLLRPDTTALDPWFLAGFLRGTANNRQASSFASTSTRLDVRRLQVPRLPLADQRRYGERFRTLAAFEETLRQATQLGDQLVRGLYDGLTDGTVRPG is encoded by the coding sequence GTGCCCGAGCACGCGAGTGAGGTGACAGCGGCGGGAATCGCCAGGCTGGCGGGTGTCGGAAGGGCCGCCGTCAGCAACTGGCGCCGACGCCACGACGACTTCCCCCGGCCCGTCGGTGGCTCAGACACCAGTCCCACCTACGAGCTGACGGCCGTCGAGCGCTGGCTCCACGAGCAGGGCAAGCTCCCCTCCGTGCCGCCGCACGAGCGGCTCTGGCAGCGGGCCGACAGCCACCCCGACGGCGTGCCGGCCGCGTTGCGCATCGCCGGATCCCTGCTGATGGTCATGCAGGGGGACCCCGCGCTCTCCGTCAGCTACACCGCCGCGACCGACGACGAGCTCGCCGCCCGCCTGCCGGCCGAGATGGAGACGGCGCTGGCCGCCCGATTCGGCCCCGAGCACCCGGTGCACCTGCCGGACAGCCTCGACGACGCCGTGCCGCTGCTCCGCACCACCGCGAAGTTCGCCCAGGACACCGGCCCTGCCCAGACCTACGAGTTCCTGTTCGGCCGCTATCTGGACGCCAACCCGCGGCAGTTCACCCTCACCCCGCAGGGCCCGGCCGAGCTGATGGCCGCGCTCGCCGGCGACCGTCCCGGCCGCGTGCTCGACCCCGCAAGCGGCAGCGGTGCGCTGCTGCGCGCCTCCTCGGCCACCGAGTCCGTGTACGGGCAGGAGATCGACCCCGAGCTCGCCTCGCTCACCGCGCTGCGGCTCGCCATGGCCACCGACCCGGCCGTCAGCATCCGGATGAGCTCGGGCGACAGCCTGCGCGAGGACGCCCACCGCGAGCTGACCGTCGACACCGTGCTCTGCCACCCGCCCTTCAACGACCGCAACTGGGGCCACGACGAGCTGGGTTACGACCCGCGCTGGGAGTACGGCTTCCCGGCCCGTACCGAGTCCGAGCTGGCCTGGCTGCAGCACTCGCTCGCCCATGTCCGCGACGGCGGCACCGTCGTGATGCTCATGCCGCCGGCCGCCGCGTCCCGCCGGTCCGGCCGCCGGGTCCGCGCCGACCTGCTGCGCAGGGGTGCGCTGCGCGCGGTCGTGGCGCTGCCCGCGGGAGCGGCCCCGCCGCACGGCCTGCCGCTGCATCTGTGGGTGCTGCGCAAACCGGACCCCGACCGGCGTCCCCCCGGGGAGCTGCTGGTCTTCGACGCCGCCGGAATACCGGAACACGGCGCGGAGAAGGCGCCCTGGTACGCCGTCAGCGCCGCGGTTCTCGACACGTGGGCGGGCTTCGACCTGCACGGCTCGGTGCCTGACCGCCCCGGGGTCAACCGGACGCTGCCGGTGATCGAGCTGCTCGACGACGACGTGGACGTGACCCCGGCCCGGCATCTGCCACCGCCCACCGCCGAAGGGGGCGCGGCCGCGCTGGAGTCGGTGCGTGACCGGCTGGCGCAGACCCTGCGCCGCACCGCGGAGATAGCCCCCGCACCTCCGGCGGTCGGCGAGCCCGCCCGCTGGCCGACCACCACCGTCGGCGAACTCGCGCGGGCCGGCGCCCTGCTGATGCGGGCTGGCGGCGGAGGCACCGCCCCGGCGGACGGTTCGGCCGCGGGCCACGCCGTGCTGACCGAGCACGACGTGGTCGTCGGCGGCGAACCGACGGGGCTGCTCCCGCCGGGCCGGCCGGACGGCACCGTCGAGGAGCCGGCGCTCGTCGAGGAGGGCGACGTGGTGGTGCCGGTCCTCGGCGGCGGCGCGGTGGCCCGGGTGGTGGACGGCGCCGCGGCCGGCGCCGCGCTGGGGCGCAACGTGTATCTGCTGCGCCCGGACACCACCGCCCTCGACCCGTGGTTCCTCGCCGGGTTCCTGCGCGGCACCGCCAACAACCGTCAGGCCAGCAGCTTCGCCTCGACCTCCACCAGGCTCGACGTGCGTCGGCTCCAGGTGCCGCGGCTGCCGCTGGCCGACCAGCGGCGGTACGGGGAGCGCTTCCGCACGCTGGCGGCGTTCGAGGAGACGCTGCGTCAGGCCACGCAGCTCGGCGACCAGCTCGTCCGGGGCCTCTACGACGGACTGACCGACGGGACGGTGCGTCCCGGATAG
- the mfd gene encoding transcription-repair coupling factor, producing the protein MSLNGLVDAAVADSALAEAVQAAVSGSRPHVDLVGPPAARPLAVAALAAKAHRTVLAVTATGRETEDLAAALRTMLPPDAVVEFPAWETLPHERLSPRSDTVGRRLAVLRRLAHPRADDPSAGPVQVVVAPIRSVLQPQVRGLGDLEPVALRSGTTADLGAIVDGLAAAAYARVELVEKRGEFAVRGGILDVFPPTEEHPLRVEFWGDEVEEIRYFKVADQRSLEVAEHGLWAPPCRELLLTDDVRARAAELALAHPELGELLDKIAEGIAVEGMESLAPVLVDSMELLLDVLPAGSMTVVCDPERVRTRAADLVATSQEFLEASWAASAGGGEAPIDLGAASLWPIADVRERARELGVPWWSVSPFAADEAGDLDGDTLQLGMRAPELYRGDTARALADTKGWIADGWRTVYVTEGHGPAARVAEVLAGEGIAARLDVELTELVASVVHVATGSIEHGFIDPALRLAVLTETDLSGQRSSTKDMGRMPSRRRKTIDPLTLTGGDYIVHEQHGVGRYVEMVQRTVQGATREYLVVEYAPAKRGQPGDRLFVPTDQLEQITKYVGGEAPTLHRLGGADWTKTKARAKKAVKEIAADLIRLYSARMAAPGYTFGPDTPWQRELEDAFPYAETPDQLTTIAEVKEDMEKSVPMDRLICGDVGYGKTEIAVRAAFKAVQDGKQVAVLVPTTLLVQQHFGTFSERYAQFPVNVRALSRFQSDSEAKAVLEGLLDGSVDIVIGTHRLFSSETRFKDLGLVVVDEEQRFGVEHKEQLKKLRANVDVLTMSATPIPRTLEMAVTGIREMSTITTPPEERHPVLTFVGPYEEKQIGAAIRRELLREGQVFYIHNRVESIDRAAARLREIVPEARIATAHGQMGEAALESVVVDFWEKRFDVLVSTTIVESGIDIPNANTLIVERGDTFGLSQLHQLRGRVGRSRERGYAYFLYPPEKPLTETAHERLATIAQHTEMGAGMYVAMKDLEIRGAGNLLGGEQSGHIAGVGFDLYVRMVGEAVADYRSALESGGEPEETLLEVKIELPVDAHVPHDYAPGERLRLQAYRAIAAANSAEDVTAVREELVDRYGPLPEPVENLLLVAGLRMLARKVGVADITLQGGNVRFGPVDLRESQELRLSRLHPRAVLKPATHQVLVPRPATARVGGKPVVGRELLQWTADFLTTILDT; encoded by the coding sequence ATGAGTCTGAACGGTCTGGTCGACGCCGCCGTCGCCGACAGCGCCCTCGCTGAGGCGGTCCAGGCCGCGGTCTCCGGATCGCGGCCGCATGTGGACCTGGTCGGTCCGCCGGCCGCCCGCCCGCTGGCCGTCGCGGCGCTGGCCGCGAAGGCGCACCGCACGGTGCTCGCCGTCACCGCCACCGGGCGGGAGACCGAGGACCTGGCGGCGGCGCTGCGCACGATGCTGCCGCCGGACGCCGTGGTGGAGTTCCCGGCGTGGGAGACGCTGCCACACGAGCGGCTGTCCCCGCGCAGCGACACCGTGGGCCGGCGGCTCGCGGTGCTGCGCCGGCTGGCGCACCCGCGGGCCGACGACCCGTCGGCCGGCCCGGTGCAGGTGGTGGTCGCCCCGATCCGCTCCGTGCTGCAGCCGCAGGTCAGGGGCCTCGGCGACCTGGAACCTGTGGCGCTGCGCAGCGGCACCACCGCCGACCTCGGCGCGATCGTCGACGGCCTGGCCGCGGCCGCCTACGCGCGGGTGGAGCTGGTCGAGAAGCGCGGCGAGTTCGCCGTGCGCGGCGGCATCCTCGACGTCTTCCCGCCCACCGAGGAACACCCGCTGCGGGTGGAGTTCTGGGGCGACGAGGTCGAGGAGATCCGCTACTTCAAGGTCGCCGACCAGCGCTCGCTTGAGGTCGCAGAACACGGCCTGTGGGCGCCGCCGTGCCGCGAGCTGCTGCTCACCGACGACGTCAGGGCGCGGGCGGCCGAGCTGGCCCTCGCGCACCCGGAGCTGGGCGAGCTGCTGGACAAGATCGCCGAGGGCATCGCGGTCGAGGGCATGGAGTCGCTGGCCCCGGTGCTGGTGGACTCCATGGAGCTGCTGCTCGACGTGCTGCCCGCCGGGTCGATGACGGTGGTGTGCGACCCGGAACGGGTACGCACCAGGGCCGCCGACCTGGTGGCCACCTCGCAGGAGTTCCTGGAGGCGTCCTGGGCGGCCTCGGCCGGCGGCGGCGAGGCGCCGATCGACCTGGGCGCCGCCTCGCTGTGGCCGATCGCCGACGTCCGCGAGCGGGCCCGCGAGCTGGGCGTGCCGTGGTGGTCGGTGAGTCCCTTCGCCGCCGACGAGGCAGGCGACCTGGACGGCGACACCCTCCAGCTGGGGATGCGCGCCCCCGAGCTCTACCGCGGTGACACCGCACGGGCGCTGGCCGACACCAAGGGCTGGATCGCCGACGGCTGGCGGACGGTCTACGTCACCGAGGGCCACGGCCCGGCCGCCCGGGTCGCGGAGGTGCTGGCCGGCGAGGGCATCGCCGCCCGGCTCGACGTGGAGCTGACCGAACTCGTCGCCTCCGTGGTGCATGTCGCGACCGGGTCGATCGAGCACGGCTTCATCGACCCGGCACTGCGGCTCGCCGTGCTGACCGAGACCGACCTGTCGGGACAGCGGTCCTCCACCAAGGACATGGGGCGGATGCCGTCCCGGCGCCGCAAGACCATCGACCCGCTCACCCTGACCGGTGGCGACTACATCGTGCACGAGCAGCACGGCGTCGGCCGCTACGTGGAGATGGTGCAGCGCACCGTCCAGGGCGCCACCCGCGAGTATCTGGTCGTCGAATACGCCCCGGCCAAGCGCGGCCAGCCCGGCGACCGGCTGTTCGTGCCCACCGACCAGCTGGAGCAGATCACCAAGTACGTCGGTGGCGAGGCCCCGACGCTGCACCGGCTGGGTGGCGCGGACTGGACGAAGACCAAGGCGCGGGCGAAGAAGGCCGTCAAGGAGATCGCCGCCGACCTCATCAGGCTCTACTCCGCCCGGATGGCCGCCCCCGGCTACACCTTCGGCCCCGACACCCCCTGGCAGCGCGAGCTGGAGGACGCCTTCCCCTACGCGGAGACCCCCGACCAGCTCACCACCATCGCCGAGGTCAAGGAGGACATGGAGAAGTCCGTGCCGATGGACCGGCTGATCTGCGGCGATGTCGGCTACGGCAAGACCGAGATCGCGGTGCGAGCGGCCTTCAAGGCGGTGCAGGACGGCAAGCAGGTGGCGGTGCTGGTGCCGACGACGCTGCTGGTGCAGCAGCACTTCGGCACCTTCTCCGAGCGGTACGCGCAGTTCCCGGTCAACGTGCGGGCGCTGTCCCGCTTCCAGAGCGACTCCGAGGCCAAGGCGGTGCTCGAAGGGCTGCTCGACGGGTCGGTGGACATCGTCATCGGCACCCACCGGCTGTTCTCCTCCGAGACCCGCTTCAAGGACCTCGGCCTGGTCGTCGTGGACGAGGAGCAGCGCTTCGGCGTGGAGCACAAGGAGCAGCTGAAGAAGCTGCGGGCCAACGTCGACGTGCTGACCATGTCCGCCACCCCCATCCCCCGCACCCTGGAGATGGCGGTCACCGGCATCCGGGAGATGTCCACCATCACCACCCCGCCCGAGGAGCGGCACCCGGTGCTGACCTTCGTCGGGCCGTACGAGGAGAAGCAGATCGGCGCCGCCATCCGGCGTGAACTGCTGCGCGAGGGCCAGGTCTTCTACATCCACAACCGGGTCGAGTCCATCGACCGGGCGGCCGCCCGACTGCGGGAGATCGTGCCGGAGGCGCGGATCGCCACCGCCCACGGGCAGATGGGGGAGGCGGCCCTGGAGTCGGTCGTGGTCGACTTCTGGGAGAAGCGCTTCGACGTGCTGGTATCGACCACGATCGTGGAGTCCGGGATCGACATCCCCAACGCCAACACGCTGATCGTGGAGCGCGGCGACACCTTCGGCCTGTCCCAGCTGCACCAGCTGCGCGGCCGGGTCGGCCGTTCCCGGGAACGCGGCTACGCCTACTTCCTCTACCCGCCGGAGAAGCCGCTCACCGAGACCGCGCACGAGCGGCTGGCCACCATCGCCCAGCACACCGAGATGGGCGCGGGCATGTACGTCGCCATGAAGGACCTGGAGATCCGCGGCGCGGGCAACCTCCTCGGCGGTGAGCAGTCCGGCCATATCGCGGGGGTCGGCTTCGACCTCTACGTGCGGATGGTGGGCGAGGCCGTCGCCGACTACCGCTCGGCCCTGGAGTCGGGCGGTGAGCCGGAGGAGACGCTGCTTGAGGTCAAGATCGAGCTGCCGGTCGACGCCCACGTCCCGCACGACTACGCCCCCGGCGAGCGGCTGCGGCTGCAGGCCTACCGCGCCATCGCCGCCGCCAACTCCGCCGAGGACGTCACCGCGGTCCGCGAGGAACTGGTCGACCGCTACGGCCCGCTGCCTGAGCCGGTGGAGAACCTGCTGCTGGTGGCCGGCCTGCGGATGCTGGCCCGCAAGGTCGGTGTCGCCGACATCACCCTGCAGGGCGGCAACGTCCGCTTCGGGCCGGTCGACCTGCGCGAGTCGCAGGAACTGCGGCTGTCCCGGCTCCACCCCCGCGCCGTCCTCAAGCCGGCCACCCACCAGGTCCTGGTGCCCCGCCCGGCCACCGCCCGCGTCGGCGGCAAGCCGGTGGTGGGGCGCGAACTGCTCCAGTGGACCGCGGACTTCCTGACCACCATCCTCGACACGTAA
- a CDS encoding TolB family protein, with the protein MTITGAGTNVRPLAAGQRARLLVGDIEGGEPRLVHETADSALEAPNWSPDGRWLVVNQDGLLLRIPADASHGDGVLPEVIDTGGITDANNDHVLSPDGATLYLSAGDGHIHAVPFTGGPARRVTNDRAPGPFRHFLHGVSPDGLTLSYVGVEPHGGDEWGYRNIFTLPAAGGPDTRLTDSPAPADGPEFTPDGDWILFNSEHGATTPGHAQLFRMRPDGSELTRLTCDERVNWFPHPSPDGRHILYISFPPGTEGHPADRDVVLRLLDPAGGAPRDLVAFFGGQGSLNVNSWSPDSRHFAYVDYPVDSAADSRTGAA; encoded by the coding sequence GTGACGATCACCGGTGCGGGGACGAACGTACGGCCGCTGGCCGCCGGGCAGCGCGCCCGGCTGCTGGTCGGCGACATCGAGGGCGGCGAGCCGCGGCTGGTCCACGAGACCGCGGACAGCGCCCTGGAAGCGCCGAACTGGTCCCCGGACGGCCGCTGGCTGGTCGTCAACCAGGACGGGCTGCTGCTGCGGATCCCCGCCGACGCCTCCCACGGCGACGGCGTGCTGCCCGAGGTCATCGACACCGGCGGCATCACCGACGCCAACAACGACCACGTGCTCTCACCGGACGGCGCCACCCTCTACCTGTCGGCAGGCGACGGGCACATCCACGCGGTGCCCTTCACCGGCGGCCCCGCCCGCCGGGTCACCAACGACCGCGCCCCCGGCCCCTTCCGGCACTTCCTGCACGGCGTCTCACCGGACGGTCTGACCCTGTCCTACGTCGGCGTCGAGCCCCACGGCGGCGACGAGTGGGGCTACCGCAACATCTTCACCCTCCCGGCCGCAGGCGGTCCCGACACCCGGCTGACCGACAGCCCGGCTCCCGCCGACGGCCCGGAATTCACCCCGGACGGCGACTGGATCCTCTTCAACTCCGAGCACGGCGCCACCACCCCGGGCCACGCCCAGCTCTTCCGGATGCGCCCCGACGGCTCCGAGTTGACCCGGCTGACCTGTGACGAACGCGTCAACTGGTTCCCCCATCCCTCCCCCGACGGACGGCACATCCTCTACATCAGCTTCCCGCCGGGCACCGAGGGCCACCCCGCCGACCGCGACGTCGTGCTGCGCCTGCTGGACCCCGCCGGCGGCGCCCCGCGCGACCTGGTCGCCTTCTTCGGCGGCCAGGGCAGCCTCAACGTCAACAGCTGGTCCCCCGACAGCCGCCACTTCGCCTACGTCGACTACCCGGTGGACTCCGCGGCCGACTCCCGGACGGGCGCCGCCTAG
- a CDS encoding serine/threonine-protein kinase yields the protein MIGRLIAGRYELSTVIGQGGMGQVWTAYDRRLDRRVAVKLLRPDKVAGGDDADDLRRRFDRECRVTAQVDHPGLVTVHDAGADGDELYLVMQYVEGADLGDHLAEHEPYPWPWAVAVAAQLCAVLSAVHAVPIVHRDLKPRNVMVRPDGTITVLDLGVASVMDTDTTRLTHTGSPIGSPAYMAPEQAMGGAVGPRTDLYALGVLLHELLSGNVPFAGTTALGVLHRHLYEAPVPLRQFRPEVPEPLESLVLRLLGKDPEHRPAGALDVYRELAALLPPPHSAHRAPGPLDPTRPFLRPQAPWPEHAAAPAPAVAAPVPPPLPAQAPRRADLAAAVDEVKRLLDAGRITQAVDLLGGIIPAAAEKHGEHSPVLRALRKQYAATLMEDGQYRRALPELRLLSEEFAAQYGGADRQALQFRYEAAQCLEQLGDPRAALSEYRVLLPYFEQYAATSPGTPLDIRRRTAHLLLSVGDPAAARDVLTRLLYDADRVHGPHHPFPAEIRRTLAWLGQVQA from the coding sequence GTGATCGGTCGGCTCATCGCCGGCCGGTACGAACTGTCCACCGTCATCGGCCAGGGCGGCATGGGCCAGGTGTGGACGGCGTACGACCGGCGGCTCGACCGTCGGGTCGCGGTGAAGCTGTTGCGGCCCGACAAGGTCGCCGGCGGTGACGACGCCGACGACCTGCGCCGGCGGTTCGACCGGGAGTGCCGGGTCACCGCCCAGGTCGACCACCCGGGCCTGGTGACCGTCCATGACGCGGGGGCGGACGGCGACGAGCTGTATCTGGTGATGCAGTACGTGGAGGGGGCCGATCTCGGCGACCATCTCGCAGAGCACGAGCCGTATCCGTGGCCGTGGGCGGTGGCGGTGGCGGCGCAGTTGTGCGCCGTGCTGTCGGCGGTGCACGCGGTGCCGATAGTCCACCGCGACCTCAAGCCGCGCAATGTGATGGTCCGTCCGGACGGCACGATCACGGTGCTCGACCTGGGGGTGGCGTCGGTGATGGACACCGACACCACCCGGCTGACCCACACCGGTTCGCCGATCGGCAGCCCGGCGTACATGGCGCCGGAGCAGGCGATGGGCGGCGCGGTCGGCCCGCGCACCGACCTGTACGCGCTCGGCGTGCTGCTGCACGAACTGCTCAGCGGCAATGTGCCGTTCGCCGGCACCACGGCGCTCGGCGTGCTGCACCGGCACCTGTACGAGGCGCCCGTGCCGCTGCGGCAGTTCCGGCCGGAGGTGCCCGAGCCGCTGGAGTCCCTGGTGCTGCGGCTGCTCGGCAAGGACCCGGAGCACCGGCCCGCCGGCGCGCTGGACGTCTACCGCGAGCTGGCCGCGCTGCTTCCGCCGCCGCATTCGGCGCACCGGGCGCCGGGGCCGCTCGACCCGACGCGGCCCTTCCTGCGGCCCCAGGCGCCCTGGCCCGAGCACGCCGCGGCACCCGCTCCCGCCGTGGCCGCACCGGTGCCGCCCCCGCTGCCGGCGCAGGCGCCGCGGCGCGCCGACCTGGCGGCGGCCGTCGACGAGGTCAAGCGGTTGCTTGACGCCGGCCGGATCACCCAGGCCGTCGACCTGCTCGGCGGCATCATCCCGGCCGCCGCGGAGAAGCACGGCGAGCACTCGCCGGTCCTGCGCGCGCTGCGCAAGCAGTACGCGGCGACGTTGATGGAGGACGGGCAGTATCGCCGGGCGCTGCCCGAACTGCGGCTGCTGTCAGAGGAGTTCGCCGCGCAGTACGGCGGCGCCGACCGCCAGGCGCTGCAGTTCCGCTACGAGGCGGCCCAGTGCCTGGAGCAGCTCGGCGACCCCAGGGCCGCGCTGTCCGAATACCGCGTGCTGCTGCCGTACTTCGAGCAGTACGCCGCCACCAGCCCCGGCACCCCGCTGGACATCCGCCGCAGGACGGCCCATCTGCTGCTGTCCGTCGGCGACCCGGCGGCCGCCCGCGACGTCCTCACCCGGCTCCTCTACGACGCCGACCGCGTGCACGGCCCGCACCACCCCTTCCCCGCCGAGATCCGCAGGACCCTGGCCTGGCTCGGCCAGGTCCAGGCGTGA
- a CDS encoding DUF2079 domain-containing protein codes for MDRAEAVIPQKSGEAVPRTAAPGLTALSGLRERIAGTRPDPYLLGAVFFVAYVLLSLTRYRRMLTMSWDLGIFEQAVRGYAHLQAPTTALKGPGFNALGDHFSPITALIAPFYRVFPTPATLLVAQALLFALSVIPVTRGAGLLLGRGRGLAVGVAYGLSWGVQRAVDFDFHEVAFAMPLLAFSLEAVLRRRWAAAMWWALPLVLVKEDMGVTAAVIGAIVWWRTREPAEPETSVPAQAAGERQPAGTVAGDRAGPDITEQDGTSGGGDQVEAPLSDAQRYGPWAIGLMGFGVAASALALGVLIPAFHGPGYDAFNHINGDGTMTGRIPFGTAVRTLLWMLLPTSGLLALRSPLIVAALPTIGWRFLSHYPENWGTAWHYSAVLMPVIFLALVDAADRFKRSPLPWLRSYASGVPAAAVGAAMVLTLSLPLASLSHSDTYKVDARTKAVEKVLDLIPDGATVEANVGPISRLVHRTTVYWVGGATGVVPQYIALDNSSGWVPDPLTYGTQLHPGSTYTEIANQDGYVILRRN; via the coding sequence ATGGACAGGGCCGAGGCCGTCATACCGCAGAAGAGCGGCGAGGCCGTGCCACGCACCGCCGCACCAGGGTTGACCGCCCTTTCCGGGCTGCGGGAGCGGATCGCGGGGACGCGGCCGGATCCCTACCTGCTGGGTGCCGTCTTCTTCGTCGCCTACGTCCTGCTGTCGCTGACCCGGTATCGGCGGATGCTGACGATGTCCTGGGATCTGGGCATCTTCGAGCAGGCGGTCCGCGGCTACGCGCATCTGCAGGCGCCGACCACTGCGTTGAAGGGCCCGGGGTTCAACGCGCTCGGCGACCACTTCAGCCCGATCACGGCGCTGATCGCCCCCTTCTACCGGGTCTTCCCGACCCCGGCGACCCTGCTGGTGGCCCAGGCGCTGCTGTTCGCGCTGTCGGTGATCCCGGTCACCCGGGGCGCCGGGCTGCTGCTCGGGCGGGGCCGCGGGCTGGCCGTGGGGGTCGCGTACGGGCTGTCGTGGGGGGTGCAGCGGGCGGTCGACTTCGACTTCCACGAGGTCGCGTTCGCCATGCCGCTGCTGGCCTTCTCGCTGGAGGCGGTGCTCCGCAGGCGCTGGGCCGCGGCGATGTGGTGGGCGCTGCCACTGGTGCTGGTCAAGGAGGACATGGGCGTCACGGCCGCGGTGATCGGCGCGATCGTCTGGTGGCGCACCCGGGAGCCGGCGGAGCCGGAGACGTCCGTCCCGGCGCAGGCGGCGGGTGAGCGGCAGCCGGCCGGCACGGTCGCGGGCGACCGTGCCGGACCGGACATCACGGAGCAGGACGGGACATCGGGAGGAGGTGACCAGGTGGAGGCGCCGCTGAGCGACGCACAGCGTTACGGGCCTTGGGCGATCGGGCTGATGGGCTTCGGAGTGGCGGCGTCCGCGCTGGCACTCGGGGTGCTGATCCCCGCCTTCCACGGCCCCGGCTACGACGCGTTCAACCACATCAACGGCGACGGCACGATGACGGGGCGCATCCCGTTCGGCACCGCGGTGCGCACGCTGCTGTGGATGCTGCTGCCGACCAGCGGGCTGCTGGCGCTGCGGTCGCCGCTGATCGTGGCGGCGCTGCCGACCATCGGATGGCGGTTCCTGTCGCACTACCCGGAGAACTGGGGCACGGCCTGGCACTACAGCGCGGTGCTGATGCCGGTGATCTTCCTGGCCCTGGTGGACGCGGCGGACCGCTTCAAGCGGAGCCCGCTGCCCTGGCTGCGGTCGTACGCGTCCGGGGTGCCGGCCGCGGCGGTGGGAGCGGCGATGGTGCTGACCTTGTCACTGCCGCTGGCGTCGCTGAGCCACAGCGACACCTACAAGGTCGACGCGCGCACCAAGGCGGTGGAGAAGGTGCTTGACCTGATACCCGACGGCGCCACCGTGGAGGCGAACGTCGGGCCGATAAGCCGGCTGGTGCACCGCACCACCGTCTACTGGGTGGGCGGCGCGACCGGAGTGGTGCCGCAGTACATCGCGCTGGACAACTCCAGCGGCTGGGTGCCGGACCCGTTGACCTACGGCACGCAGCTGCATCCGGGCTCGACGTACACGGAGATAGCCAACCAGGACGGCTACGTGATCCTGCGGCGGAACTAG